The genomic window GAATCGGTTTGATCTTGGTTGATCATAAATTTAGTCAAAATCTTATAGCTGGTATTGCAAAAACTAATTAGCCCATAATCTAATGAAAATCCTGAATGATCTGTGCTTGGGATGAAGGCAAGTGAGGATGATTGATATGTTGTGGTAGAACCTCTAAGCCAAAAAACTTTGCACCAAATTTAGAACATATGAGCCCACTACCTCCCATGTGGATTGAAATAATCTAGCAACGAATCCATACAAACACAGatacatatataaaatttatctcaATATTTGTTTTGAACAGATGTGGACATAAATTAGATATTGATAATATAGATATGGAGTCGAATATAAATTGGATAGTTAAGTTTTATGAACCACCCAATCGAAGATATTATTTTAATGGAACTAAATTAATTAGCTAAAGACATTAACATTGTTACTTAATTTTTCTCTAGAGTTCAACTGTATTATATAAGACTAGGATTGCAAGGGAAACTAGATATTTAGGTATGGATTGATGGTTGTTTCTCTACATCAAAGTTTTTACTTTTCTTTGACGGATACGGTTATTATGTACATGGTATCGAGCAGATATTAGAATTTGTATGTACATCTAAATAGATTCAGATAGGAAATAGATCTGTACAAATATTGTCCGATCCATTTCATTACAGCCACTATTACCATTATAATTTTGTTCATAATACATTGTAGTCAACCATGATTCTCGTATCTTTAGCTCAAGTGGGTTCtagcaaaaatcagatctgaagctTAACGACCAACTTCAATGCTGGCAAAATATTGTCTTAATTCTTCGTTCTACAGATGATTATCTGAATCCAAGAATAGGTCGAAAAAATGTGTTTGAATTTCTAGCACCAGGTGAAGAATATATCGAATTCTGAAAAGAAAAGGATTATATTGATTAAATAGGGAAATGACTCGTCTGTATCCAAGTAACATATAGACAAAATATTAATAAGAAGATCCGATGCATTGCTTGTTTGCACCCACAAAGAGTTTGATAAGCATGCAATAGATATTATCTAAATGCAGCATGCCAATTGCATAAGCCCATTTTTAGCCCTTGATGACCATATTActagaaaaaagaaagatgatgtACCACTAACGGATCACTGATTTGATATATGGCATTGTTAgaacccacaaaaaaaaaaaaaaaaaaaaaaaatatgtagaagAACATGTAAAAGAAAATATGTACTACTCTCGTTCCAATTCGATCaatcttcttgattttatatgatGGCCAAGATAAGATATAGCACCATCATGAGTTATGAGAGCTACAAACAAATATCTTTTGCTGATTAACCAATAGGTTCGATGGTCAGCAAGCATGCTGATCGGTGGTGACAACATTTTTTTGGACATCCACATCACAATTATCATGTGCTAAAATCAGCCCCTAAGCTTAAATTTCAGGATGTGATCCAACCGGAATGCGGCGCCGACTAATCTCATATAGTCCTCACCCTACTTGGCATCTTCTTGTGGGTCTGCTCTTCCATCCAATTCGCCCAAGAAATTCGCTGTAGCCTTTATACCATTGAATGGGAGCAAAGTCATGATTCAAGCTAAGAAAGCATCCTTTAACATGTGCTAGAACTAGTCACCATCATGGGGGTTGGCCTTCATGCTTTTGATGGGCTGGCTCAATGTACACCACACTCTTTGATGATGTTGATAAGGTCATACCAAGACAAACGGAGAGAATTGACCATATTAAGTCCATGTAATGAAGTCCACTGTCAAAAGGACTATCAGAAGAACCATAGTTGCACATTGGAAAATAGGAATGGAAATTCCCATTCGGCTCAAGAGGTCAAcgttttttatctatttatttatttgaagagAGAGGAGGGCAGTACCCTCCCTAAGTATGGTTTAAAATTGTTAAACAGAAGTCACCGGATCATGTACATTCAACTATAATGTTTAAACATTCGACCTTTACTTTGCGGGAATATTTGATTGGAGGGAGTTAAACTATCGAATAGAAATGATCGACTCCTATTCCAACCCTTTAATTGAGAGAGGTTCCATTCCCATTTTAATGCCAGCAgagaataaaaaatatctcaattcTTTAAAATCCAATTCCTACTctcttttaatatttaaattttattccgattctgattttaaTTTCACTTGTGAACCAAATACATCGACAAATTTTGGCATCATGActtttatttcaatttatttcgatttcgattctgacTCCAACCGCAAACCAAATACACCCTACATGCTCTTCTATAAGTTCCAACATAAAAACTATCATATATCATTTGGCACATAGGTATATTAAATAGATTGAGCTGAGCTATAAACGATCTCAGACACAACCTAGGTTAACAGTCATCAGTCATCAGGTTCAAATTCAACCTGGTCTGTATATAATATGTATAAATCCGAGTTCAGCCCAACAAGTTACTAGAGAGCTCTGGTTCAATCGGTTAACTAATCAAGATTCAAAAATGCTACTCAAATTCCTCTTTATAGTTATGCTTGTAATTCTACATCTATGACAAAAATTTatgtataattcttatttttttttaaaaaaaatcttagataatTAGCATCTTTACCTATGTGAAATTTTAgtattattttttcattatatttGTGTCATATATGTGTGTGCGTATCTGGAAAAGAAAACATCTGCCTGTTGGCGCAAGGCATAAAAGTCTTTTAACTTTTTTCATCAAAAGCAGTACTAGTTTGACGGTTTGCATGTTCATTTCCAATAAGACAGGAAAACTAAGCCTAACTTTTGGTGAAAGGTACAAAtatctttatctaaaaataatgttAGCATGGCATTCCTATCTTCATCTCTAATTAGACAACAAAATCGTGCCACCATTTTTTGGTCAAAGCATAGAGAAATtgaccttctttctttttttttttttttaaagtactaATTTGATACTTGACCTTCCTACCTGCAGATAAGAAATTATAAAGTTATTTAACGATCGCCTCTAAAATTAATAATACATTATTTATTGATTCAACTTATGAAGCGTTTACTACATCTAtaactttttttgttttttatccAAAGCACTTTATCTCACCAACTAGATCCTAGTTGATAGTCTTAGAATAATAATACATGCATCTGAAATGGAATGTTCACCGCAGATAGAAGAATTAATGGTTGAATTTTGCCAATGCTAAAAAAAAAAGCATTGATAAAATTCAAGCCTCGTATTCATCTATCGATGCTTTTTGTAAGCATAAGAAATAACAGTTTTTTATGAACTTACGGTGGATAAAAATGTCAATGAAAACTATTCATCCCACCTCTCCATCTTTGAATCGATATTCTAAACTTTTTATCCCTATTTTCTCTCGAGCCAACTCCCTCTTCTTCTGTGATCCAATCTCTCGATCTCATCaccaaaaattaaattctttacGTTGGACCTTGTCCTATGGTCTATTTGTCTATTTACTcaactctttattttttaatatatctctTTTGGAAGTATGAAGCGGGGTCAGAATTCATCCGAAAAATATTACTAAAAAgtattgagaaattttttatgcaccactgacagtgtagaaaatctgatgcgGAGCACACCATCTTGTTTGATTATTTTATATAGAcatcatttttcaatgcatatttaatatttgtagatcaatttttttatttaaaaattttatataataaaaatatctatattttttatcaaaaattatgacttcttgtgacataatatggtccaaaatatcataatatgatctaagatatcataatatgaaagtgatatttttattcaataactttttaatacgtatttaatgtttacagttttactttttcgttttaaaattttgaatgacgaaaatgcacatgttcttagaaaaaaattatgacatcctatatatattatgatattctgcgtCATATTATGGTATCTTATGGATAAAAGTTATGATTTTATGGATGCAGGATGTTAAACataaaataacataatttttttaaaaaataaaattatttttattatttaaaatttttaaataaaaaattaacttataaatattaaatatatattaaaatataatgaccggatagatcaataaaataaaatgatatactTCGTATTGAATTTTCTACGCCACTGGCTGCGTGCAAAGAATTTCACAAAAAATTGCTTCAACAAGACACATGTTACTGTTCGTATTtcgaagaaaaaataaataatttattttttaaatatatttaaataattaggTCAATCAATCGGCGGGGTGGACTTATGAATTGTCGCTCTTGGGATTCTCCTCTCTCTTacgaggcaaaaaaaaaaaacccgcgAAAAGTCATGCACCGAGAACCCGTgacttaaaaattttgatatccTTTTTTTATCCATCTACTAGCCGTAATGTGCTTGTGCTCCTcctttaatctctctctctctctctctctctctctccccccatgagactctctctctctctctattttttttttttcattaagactctctctctctctgctcctcCAACCTCCGTTGTCTGCTCCTCTTTTCTTAAAATATGGGGAGCGttcacgtgtggaacccttgctccagGTGCACAGATGTCAGATTAATGATAGAAGGCACTAACTTCTGTGTTTAGATCATTCAATTAGTAAATGGAAAGGGCAACAACAATCAGAGACTAGAAAACGTTTAGAGTATTATTTCTTTTTAAACTTCGGTTGCAAGAGTTTTTTAATTAGTAGTTCAGCAGTACGGGTGGGTGTGCAGTATAGCAAAGGccaatggcttttttttttttttttccatcacaaaatgatctaaaaagaaaagaaaaacttatCCAAATGACCAATAGTAAAACAATTTCatacaaattttgattttcttcaaaattttgatttaatttcatTTTTTAATATGCTTTTGTAGTTATGTTTTCATTCCGATTCTTGAACTGAGTATCTAAAGTTGGTTCAAACCACTGATACCATGAATCAAGTTGACTTTGCTAATAAAGTATGTCAGAGGTTACTCTTTTCAAGAGAAATGTTTACAAATACAGGCCATATAGCTGACCAAGCAACCATTCTTTACGAGGTAGAAGTAGCTTAtacaagataaaaataaaatatggttTGCATGGGACTGATAAAAACTAATTCTGTTCACTTGACTATGTTTGGCTTATACTTAATTCCGTActagatttgaatttaaaaaactttgatatttttttatgaataaaggcTCTTATGGTGGGGCTAATATATTGTTAATGTAAGGACTCTAGTGCTAGGTACAACCAATCAAGTTGTTCCATTTCTtcattatatatttaaaaatagccGAAGACCCCTCTCCATCATATCTTTAGAGAAGGCAATCTGATGACCGATTTTATGGCACATCGACCACAATTCAAACAGATGTTTGCTAGAAGCAGAAAAATATATTTCTACTTAAGCTTATTTGTCTACTGATGGCAGACTTTTGTAGGTCTGATTTTGTAAGAGTTCTGgtctgagttttttttttttccttcgaacgtaactcacaaaaaaaaaaaaagaaaaagaaaagggaaaaaagcTCCAGAGTAGGGCTATATGAGCATATCCACATTCCACATGGTTCCCCAATGGTCCTTATCCACTTGGATGGCTAAAAAGCTCCCTTGGAATGACAAATATGTCAGTAAACCTTATAAATGTGATGCTTACACCAAACTCTGGAACTTTTTTCAAGACTACTCCTTTTTTTATTCTTAAAGAAACAAGCGTATCAACttatcttaatttctttttttctgtttttggaaaaaaaagaagCATTAGTGCATGGCAATTAACTATCCTACCAAGATTTCCTCTCTAGGCGGGTGCTAGTCTGCAAGCCTTGGGCACACCTGGGTGATTCTCCAATCattattcaaaaagaaaaatataggttTGAGAGCCAAGCATATAATTTAAATAGTTTTGTGTAATGCCAGTTTACGTTTTGCTTAACTAAAAGTTATTCGGTGCACACAtgcgtgtatgtgtgtgtgtgtgtgtgtgtgtatatataataTGCTTGTAAATATAATACAACTCTAGGATTTAGAGCAATTTGGCCGTTTCAAACCAAGAAGAGAAAATAAGGTAGGCTAAATTAATGGTGAAATGCTACAGAGATTTTAAATACAAACAtttcatccaaaaattttgatatgTTAGTTTTCTATCCTTGGAGCTCCATTCAAGAGACTCATAATTTTTAACCATTAAATCAAGTTACATATATGTAGTCCTTCTTAACTAAGTTTAAATGGCTGTAAGAAAGAGTTGGCATGTTTGAGATATAATTATGGTTCCTGTGTTTTGTTtctctataaattaataaaataccaCAACAAAGTTGATGCCGAAGAGAAATAATATTTGCATAAAGCttttgctatttttttatttttaatttcattttttgTTTTGAAAGCAACAAATCTTCAGTACCAAAAACCCTAAAAACTTTATAAagacttttaaaaataaaatatatatatatatatatatattatacttgTTGCTCAGTGCAGTTGGTTGTTCTTCCCAAGTTTAGTTGGTTTTCTTCACAGAATTTGAAAACAAAACATAAAATCAAAAGCAAATACCAAACAAACCTCAAACTGCAGCCCAACACCGGCAACGTACACATCTTATAATCCTGTCGCggacttctttaaaaaaaaacatTCAACAACGAATGATTCCCACCGTGCTATCAATAAATTAAGTATATGAAGTGTACTATATTATCaatatatatcatttatttacTTGGCTCCACCCAACCtccattttttttacaaaaaaaaaaaactctaaccaAAAAGGGAAAAAGCAGCAACACCAACAACAAATATGATAATAGGGTCCATgagatgccaaaaaaaaaaaaaaaaaaaagactagttATCACATTAGCTAGAAGTATTCATTCCAATCTTTGTCACAACCTCCTGCACTCAAGCAACCAATAGAATCAATCCACCTCCCTTCTCCCCCCCACCACCATTTTTAATCCACCAGCCATGTGGGCCGTCATCAGCGGCACCAACACCGGCGGCCGCCGCTCCCCGCCCGCCCTCCTCAGCTCAAAACGGCGGAGCACCGCCGCCGCGACGTACTTCATCTGAACAAACGCCATCTCCTTCCCCAAGCACACCCTCGGCCCACCTTGAAACACCGCAAACTTGTACGCCGACACCCTCGCCACTTCCCTTCCCTCCGCCGCCATCCACCGCCTCGGCTCGAACTCCTTCCACTCCTTCCCCCACAATCTCTCCATCCTTCCCATCCCATAAGGGAAGTACGTCACTCTATCGCCCCTCCTCACCTCCGTCCCGTCTGGCAGCATGTCGTTGCTCGCCGCATGCTTCGAGTCCCACGCCACCGGCGGATACAACCTCATACTCTCACACAAGCAAGCTTCCAAGAATTTCATCTCCTTCAGCTCCTGATAGCGATCTAATTCTCTACTTTTGTGGATATTCTTTACTTCTTTGATCACCTCTCGTTCGATCTCCGGGTGGCACGACATCAGCCAGAAGAACCATGTGAGTGCGGCCGACGTCGTGTCCCTCCCGGCCATCACGAAGCTGATGACCATGTCGCGGATCACTTCATCGCTATGACCACCAGATATCAGCCTTGACAAGAGGTCGCTGCTCTCCGGCCTCTTGTCACCGGCGGCCTCTTCCTTTCTTCGTCGAATTATCGCCATTACCGACTCATGTATAAGCTTGACGGAAGCTCGAAGCCGGCCTTCGGAGCCGACACCGAATGCTCGCTTGACCTTCCACACCGCCGAGACCAGGGCGGCCCCCCGGCGAGCACTTATGCCGGAGGCAACCTCGAAGGCGGCGGCGAGGTCGGACATGGGCAGAGAGGGATCGAGGAAGCCTGGATCGGTCCCAAGTGTGACTTTCCATATGGTATCGAATGCGAACCGGCGGAGCAAGTCCTGCATGTCGACCGTCCGGCGGTCGGCGCACGCCGACGAGAGGATCGGCAGTAGCCGGTGATTGGTCTCGTTGTCGAGAGTTTTGACGACGAACTCACGGAGGGATCTGGTGCTGAATTCATGGCTAGCGAGCTTGCGCTGCGTGTGCCAGAGCTCGCCGTCGGCGTTGAAGATGCCGCAACCGAGGAGGTCGCCGAGGATGTCGGTGAACGGCTTGCCCTTGGGATAATTATCGAAGTTGGTCTTAAGCATGTACTCAACGTTGTCGGGGTTCGCCGTGACGACGTTGCGCCGAGCTCCGAGTCTCTCCAGCACGATCGTCTGGGTCGGCGATGCCGTGAGGAGCTCGGTGTACCAATCCAGCAGGCGGTGTTGGTTTTTGTAGAAGGAGATCAAACATCCAATGAATGGGTGCATTTTTGGACGATAGCAAGTCGAACGATCACCTGACAAGATGAACCTTACAAGGAATTGGCgcaaaattaagaaaaagaagaagcagaagaacaGTAGAAGGAATGGAAGGAGGAAAAAAGTATGGACAGAGAAGGAAGAGGCCATACTgacgaagaaagaagaaggaagggTGGTTAATTTTGAAGAGTTGGAGGGTTGGGAGGGAAGGGTTTCAGGTGTTGAGCTGAGCAGTTAGGGAGAGAGGGCGGAGGAGGGATGTTGAAGTTTATATAGGGAAGAGTGTAGGGGTAATAATTGAGCACATGGCTTCACAAAATATCAAGTGAGTGGTGTTAACCAACCAATAAAATTTGAGGACACCGTACGAGATGGTTATTGGGACGGTGTTCGCCTCCTCTGGGTCGGTAGATGGAAGAATCTACATCCATGAGCTAAACGCGCCACTACTCTTCGAGCCTTCTCTGAGAGAGTCTATACGCACGCACACGTAAACATGCTCTAGCGCACGCGGACGGAGAAAAAGTAATTGAGTGCGGCTGGGAATGTTGGTGCAATACACTCGGATACTTTTGGTTAACGTTGTATAGGAAGTGTTTTCTTGGTTACTTTCCCAACTTGTCATGTTTGcagcaaatttttatatttatttatagttTTAAGTAAAATGGTTGCAGTCAATTATTGTCAAGATTTTAGCATGTTAGGCCTGATTGGATAAGGGATCTCTAGTTAGATCTGTAGCTAAATACGACCAGCCTATCGGGCaatttaatcttttctttttccttgagTAATTAGGAGGAGAAGCCAACTCCAGGATTTAGCTTATTTCTATCCATTTATTGATAGAGTGAGCATTAATTCTGACTTGTCATCATCCATTTTAAAATCCAACGATGCTAAGTATTGAAAGATTGATCAATAATTGTTATGCCAAGTAATTAGATTTGGGTGTCACAACAGAGTATaactaatttgatcaaatcatatGATACATCTGATTGTTGGACTGATTTTTGTTAGCCTAATTTTacttgaacccaaacttaataagTTACTTGATATTCGATGTGTAAAGACTCCTATAGActcgatatttttataaaatatgttaattatattttaaacttatgtcattaataaattattttgaagATTCGAATGAAAGTTAGCTTATCAACCCCACTTGGGACCCATATCTCACACAATCCATAATAAATTTGGATTAAGTTATTCGAACTTAATATATCTGGGACTAATGCTACATCATACAGGTGTTATAAATTTTACCTATTCGGTCTAATTAGATCAGGTCCAACAATCCAATTTgtgtatgagagagagagagagagagggagagagagagaaattttttcctCTTGAAAGGAGAGGTCATCCACTTCTCTTAGATCCAAAATCAATAATCAGCTATTCAAATTACAAAATTCACATTGTTAGTCATGATCTAtactattaaaaataattaaaaattaaaattttattttagtgttctcTAACTTATGTGTCAAATATACACATAAATAAATGGttaaaatattataagaatatattttgctacgatctaacaatcaaaatttattgatttttaaCACACATGCACATGAGTACTTCTATATTATGACCAATAGGatggatttttaatttaaaaattttactatatatTTTAGACACTAGCATAATAACTGTTCTCATTTTACTTCattgatataaaatttaggaATCACTAGGACACATGATTTTTGGTGTGTAGATATTTTTAGTAGTATACATCATAATCAAGGATATGGATCTTCGATTTAAATATCTAATTATTAATTTTGGACCTTAGAAGAGCAGATATTCTCTcctctagagagaaaaataatctataCTACACATAAAGATGAATTTTGGTTATTCAGAGAAGAGGAGATAAACTTTTCTCAGGTACCTAAAATCCATCTCAGATTATAAATTTTCGAATCACATGATCGTTTTAATAGTAAGCAATTAATGATAGTATATTACATCTAATGGCTCTAATATTGGAGTTTAGTCCTCAGTCATTGTATGTGGGCTATTATGTGGGTGCATACATATTAGCTctatcatatttatgtatatatatatgtgtgtgtgtgtgtcactATTACAGAAAAaaactatagcagtggttatacgGTAGCGGTTTCAAAAATCGCTGCCATAAAATCTACGATAGCGTTATTTGTAACCATTTTGATAGGTCAAATCTACCGCAGCGATTCATAATAACCGATGTCCATAAGTGGACCTACCGTAACCGCTGCCGTAGATTTTACCTACCACAACGATTACAAATAGCCACTTCCGTAGGTTGACCTACGGCTGTGGTTATGAGTAACCGCTGTGGTAGGTCAGACCTACGGCAGTGGTTACAGTAACTATTGCCGTAAGTCTGGCCTACCGCAGTAGTTATTACGAACTACTGTGATAGGTCAGACCTACCACAGCGGTTATATATAACCGCTGCCGTAGGTCGGACCTACGACAGCAGTTATTTATAATCGCTGCAAtaggtaaaaattttatcatctcataatttttgatccaaaaGTTAGATTTtagcaattttttttaatttcatataacATTTCAAGATCTACGTGGCTGCGATgatgattttgtaaaaaaaatcattttatccCTTAAATTGGAGTTTTAAAGAAATTTAGTCGATACTtacaaataattttggatgattatGTGAATCTGTAAtagtaaaatcaaattttaagtatattttcactattcattatctacaaaattatcattagagtatcctcACAAAAGACCGTCTTGATCTGATAGCCTTAGctttgtcgatcattaaaatttgattttgatggtcacGAATGACTGCACGATAATCTGATAAATAGAAACTATcaatggattcaaaaatttatgatgataatctcgatgatatttgtagcatactatcaaaattttacttcaatcggacattaTTAGTATGGTAAGTTTAGCATGGGATGATtttaatcattaaataaaaaaatgagtgatcatatGGCCAATCGATGTctgattgagatgattttttggataaataatcATTGTTAGTGCTTTAATCATTTGTACGGTGgttatcataaaattcaaatcatgcaTATATGTTAGGATCCACTTGAGCACATCATACAAAAGCATAAGTACAAttacttaaaatttttaagaataagTAGCAAGtgacatatagttttagatcattTATATACGTGCGATTTGAATTTGATGATCGCCACCatgtaaataattaaaatactaGCAAAGacatttatgtaaaaaattaccttaattggACGTCATTTTGCCTTTTGATAAGTCATTTTCATTTAATAATAGAAATAATCttatactaaattgatcatgataatgatatctgattaaagtaaaattttgatagtgtgctataaatatcatcgagatcatcatcgTAAAGTTTTGGATCCATcagtgatctctatctatcagatccatcaatgatctctatctatcaatcATCATGTAGACGTTCGTAGCCATCAAAAtcgaattttaatgatcgacatgtCTACGCTACTAGATCGAGGTAGTCTTTTGTAacgatactctaacaataattatttagataatgaacgacgAAGacgaactttaaattttaaaattataccatattcaaaaaaaataaaaaaaaattatattctatcttTATAGTAGTGATTGCGTAATAACTGCTGCTATAAGTCTATGACAGTAGTTTACTAACCACTGCCATATCTTAACCTATGGCAGCAATTATCACAAACCACTGCCATAGATTGATCTACGGTAGCAGTTACCGATAATCGCTGTCATAAGcaatctatagcagcggttatttaTAATCGCTGTGATAGGTCCAAAATATGGTTTGTGATAGTCTCACGTCGGTTGTGGAAGAAATGAATGACTTATATATAATAACTTAAGAGCTTAAACATCTTACGATCTCT from Elaeis guineensis isolate ETL-2024a chromosome 9, EG11, whole genome shotgun sequence includes these protein-coding regions:
- the LOC105051167 gene encoding cytochrome P450 94B3, with product MASSFSVHTFFLLPFLLLFFCFFFFLILRQFLVRFILSGDRSTCYRPKMHPFIGCLISFYKNQHRLLDWYTELLTASPTQTIVLERLGARRNVVTANPDNVEYMLKTNFDNYPKGKPFTDILGDLLGCGIFNADGELWHTQRKLASHEFSTRSLREFVVKTLDNETNHRLLPILSSACADRRTVDMQDLLRRFAFDTIWKVTLGTDPGFLDPSLPMSDLAAAFEVASGISARRGAALVSAVWKVKRAFGVGSEGRLRASVKLIHESVMAIIRRRKEEAAGDKRPESSDLLSRLISGGHSDEVIRDMVISFVMAGRDTTSAALTWFFWLMSCHPEIEREVIKEVKNIHKSRELDRYQELKEMKFLEACLCESMRLYPPVAWDSKHAASNDMLPDGTEVRRGDRVTYFPYGMGRMERLWGKEWKEFEPRRWMAAEGREVARVSAYKFAVFQGGPRVCLGKEMAFVQMKYVAAAVLRRFELRRAGGERRPPVLVPLMTAHMAGGLKMVVGGRREVD